Proteins from one Emys orbicularis isolate rEmyOrb1 chromosome 2, rEmyOrb1.hap1, whole genome shotgun sequence genomic window:
- the RNF182 gene encoding E3 ubiquitin-protein ligase RNF182 produces the protein MISQLPEDTVESQGLDELECKICYNRYNQRQRKPKVLECCHRVCAKCLCKIIDFGDSPQGVIVCPFCRFETCLPDDEVSSLPDDNNILVNLACGGKGKKCLPDNPTELLLTPKRLASLVSPSHASSNCLVITIMEVQRESPQTLNSTPVVEFYRPTSFDSVATVSHNWTVWNCTSLLFQTSIRVLIWLLGLLYFSSLPLGIYLLVSKKVTLGVVFVSLVPSSLVILMVYGFCQCVCHEFLDCMSS, from the coding sequence ATGATCAGTCAACTACCAGAGGATACTGTGGAGTCCCAGGGTTTAGATGAGCTTGAGTGCAAGATCTGTTACAACCGCTATAATCAGAGACAGAGGAAACCAAAAGTGCTGGAGTGTTGTCACAGAGTATGTGCCAAATGCCTTTGCAAGATCATAGACTTCGGGGACTCTCCTCAGGGAGTCATAGTGTGCCCATTCTGTAGGTTTGAGACATGCCTGCCTGATGATGAGGTTAGTAGTCTTCCTGACGACAACAACATCCTTGTGAATTTGGcttgtgggggaaaggggaagaagtGCCTACCAGATAATCCTACAGAACTGTTGCTAACTCCCAAAAGGCTGGCATCTCTTGTTAGCCCTTCTCACGCTTCCTCCAACTGCTTGGTTATAACCATCATGGAAGTGCAGAGAGAAAGCCCACAGACTCTGAACTCCACCCCGGTGGTGGAATTCTACAGGCCCACGAGTTTTGACTCTGTTGCAACTGTATCCCACAACTGGACAGTGTGGAACTGTACATCCTTGCTCTTCCAGACCTCAATTCGAGTGCTCATTTGGTTGTTAGGTTTGCTATACTTTAGTTCCTTGCCTTTAGGGATCTACTTACTGGTATCTAAGAAAGTCACCCTGGGGGTCGTTTTCGTCAGCCTTGTTCCTTCGAGCCTTGTTATTCTCATGGTTTATGGCTTTTGCCAATGTGTATGCCATGAGTTTCTGGACTGCATGTCTTCTTGA